A part of Streptomyces sp. DSM 40750 genomic DNA contains:
- a CDS encoding SDR family oxidoreductase, which yields MSLLAGKTVVVSGVGAGLGHRVAAAVVRDGGNAVLGARTEANLAKAAADVDPDGTHTAYRATDITDEAQCAALAALARERFGGVDAVVHVAAWDSYFGGLEDADFTTWQAVLDVNLLGTLRMTRACLPALKAAGGGSVVMIGTQSAVAAPSQVWQAAYAASKGALTSAMYSLARELGPHRIRVNTVLPGWMWGPPVEAYVRFTAHGEGVAEAEVLARLAERMALPELATDGDVADAVVFLASDRARSITGQSLLVNAGELMR from the coding sequence ATGTCACTGCTCGCGGGCAAGACCGTCGTCGTCTCGGGGGTCGGGGCCGGTCTGGGCCACCGGGTCGCCGCGGCGGTCGTACGGGACGGCGGGAACGCCGTGCTGGGGGCGCGCACGGAGGCGAATCTCGCCAAAGCCGCGGCGGACGTGGATCCGGACGGCACGCACACGGCGTACCGGGCGACCGACATCACCGACGAGGCGCAGTGCGCGGCGCTGGCGGCGCTCGCGCGGGAGCGGTTCGGGGGCGTGGACGCCGTGGTGCACGTGGCGGCCTGGGACAGCTACTTCGGGGGTCTGGAGGACGCCGACTTCACCACCTGGCAGGCGGTCCTCGACGTGAACCTGCTGGGCACCCTGCGGATGACCCGGGCCTGTCTGCCCGCTCTGAAGGCGGCGGGTGGCGGATCGGTCGTCATGATCGGCACACAGTCGGCGGTGGCCGCGCCCTCGCAGGTGTGGCAGGCGGCGTACGCGGCGTCCAAGGGTGCGCTGACGAGCGCGATGTACTCGCTGGCGAGAGAGCTCGGCCCGCACCGGATACGGGTCAACACCGTGCTGCCGGGCTGGATGTGGGGGCCGCCGGTGGAGGCGTACGTGCGGTTCACGGCGCACGGCGAGGGCGTGGCCGAGGCGGAGGTGCTGGCGCGGCTCGCCGAGCGGATGGCGCTGCCGGAGCTGGCCACGGACGGGGATGTCGCGGACGCGGTGGTCTTCCTGGCCTCCGACCGCGCACGGTCGATCACCGGCCAGTCGCTGCTGGTGAACGCGGGAGAACTGATGCGCTGA
- a CDS encoding sodium:solute symporter family protein — MNSLDWAVLIGYFGVMVAIGVWSHKRVDNVSDFFTAGGKMPWWLSGISHHMSGYSAVMFTGYAGIAYTWGVTSFVTWSFPIALGIAIGSKLFAPRINRLRSRLHVASPLEYLKNRYNLGTQQALAWSGMLLKIVDVGAKWAAIATLLSVFTGISLNQGILITGSITAVYCTIGGLWADALTELGQFVIQLLAGIAMFIAVVGKLGDYGGFFGVWDRPELKGHGEPLVGPYGTIFLLAFLFIKLFEYNGGMLNQAQRYMATATPYEAERSARLSAILWLVWPLVLFFPMWMSPLLVTSEKGDGSDSYALMTEQLLPHGLLGLVIVGFFSHTMAMCSSDANAIAAVFTRDCAPVIWRRARTWSEGQGLRVARITTVVFLGLSMAAATQVNSPAFKDIITVVIKWVAGLMGPMAIPMMLGLLRPFRRSGPTAALTSWACGLFAFWLVNYPIHWNIEGGVPLQYQVSIPLAVSLVLYIVIGFIKPEDTPERLAIIEKINTDGDGDGKGGAGAAAAVPAQGKDASSPTGV, encoded by the coding sequence ATGAATAGTCTCGACTGGGCCGTGCTCATCGGCTACTTCGGTGTGATGGTCGCGATCGGCGTCTGGTCGCACAAGCGCGTGGACAACGTCAGCGACTTCTTCACCGCCGGCGGCAAGATGCCCTGGTGGCTCTCCGGCATCTCACACCACATGTCGGGCTACAGCGCGGTGATGTTCACCGGGTACGCCGGTATCGCGTACACCTGGGGCGTCACGTCCTTCGTGACGTGGTCCTTCCCCATCGCCCTCGGCATCGCCATCGGCTCCAAGCTGTTCGCGCCGCGCATCAACCGGCTGCGCTCACGGCTGCATGTGGCGTCCCCTCTCGAATACCTGAAGAACCGTTACAACCTGGGCACCCAGCAGGCGCTGGCCTGGTCCGGCATGCTGCTGAAGATCGTGGACGTCGGCGCGAAGTGGGCCGCGATCGCGACCCTGCTGTCGGTCTTCACGGGCATATCCCTGAACCAGGGCATCCTGATCACCGGTTCGATCACGGCCGTCTACTGCACGATCGGCGGTCTCTGGGCGGACGCGCTCACGGAGTTGGGCCAGTTCGTGATCCAACTGCTCGCGGGCATCGCGATGTTCATCGCGGTGGTGGGGAAGCTGGGCGACTACGGCGGCTTCTTCGGCGTCTGGGACCGTCCGGAGCTGAAGGGCCACGGGGAGCCGCTGGTGGGCCCCTACGGCACGATCTTCCTGCTCGCGTTCCTGTTCATCAAGCTCTTCGAGTACAACGGCGGCATGCTCAACCAGGCCCAGCGCTACATGGCCACGGCGACCCCGTACGAGGCCGAGCGCTCCGCCCGGCTGTCGGCGATCCTGTGGCTGGTCTGGCCGCTGGTGCTGTTCTTCCCCATGTGGATGTCGCCGCTGCTGGTGACGTCGGAGAAGGGCGACGGTTCGGACTCGTACGCCCTGATGACCGAACAGCTGCTGCCGCACGGCCTGTTGGGCCTGGTGATCGTCGGCTTCTTCTCGCACACGATGGCCATGTGCTCGTCCGACGCGAACGCCATCGCCGCCGTCTTCACGCGGGACTGCGCGCCGGTGATCTGGCGCCGGGCCCGTACGTGGAGCGAGGGGCAGGGGCTGCGGGTCGCCCGTATCACGACGGTCGTGTTCCTGGGGCTGTCCATGGCGGCGGCCACGCAGGTCAACTCACCCGCCTTCAAGGACATCATCACCGTCGTCATCAAGTGGGTCGCCGGGCTCATGGGTCCGATGGCCATCCCGATGATGCTGGGTCTGCTGCGGCCGTTCCGGCGATCGGGGCCGACGGCGGCGCTCACGAGCTGGGCGTGCGGTCTGTTCGCCTTCTGGCTGGTGAACTACCCGATCCACTGGAACATCGAGGGCGGGGTGCCTCTGCAGTACCAGGTGTCCATCCCGTTGGCGGTCTCGCTGGTCCTGTACATCGTCATCGGCTTCATCAAGCCGGAGGACACGCCCGAGCGGCTCGCGATCATCGAGAAGATCAACACGGATGGGGACGGCGACGGCAAGGGCGGAGCGGGGGCCGCGGCCGCGGTGCCGGCTCAGGGGAAGGACGCGTCCAGTCCTACGGGCGTCTGA
- the cpt gene encoding chloramphenicol phosphotransferase CPT produces the protein MTTQMIILNGGSSAGKSGIVRCLQAELPEQWLAFGADSLIDAMPARMQTSDGGIEISADGEVVIGADFRAVEQAWAQGVVAMAHAGARIIIDDIFLGGAASQQRWRKLLDGLDVLWVGVRCDSAVAAGREIARGDRVRGMAAAQADIVHEGVHYDLEVDTTHTESLTCARTIAAHVS, from the coding sequence GTGACGACTCAGATGATCATTCTCAACGGCGGTTCCAGCGCGGGGAAGTCCGGAATCGTACGGTGTCTGCAGGCCGAACTGCCGGAGCAGTGGCTGGCGTTCGGGGCCGACTCCCTCATCGACGCGATGCCCGCGAGGATGCAGACGTCAGACGGCGGGATCGAGATCTCGGCGGACGGCGAGGTGGTCATCGGTGCGGACTTCAGGGCCGTGGAACAAGCCTGGGCCCAGGGTGTCGTGGCCATGGCCCACGCGGGCGCCAGGATCATCATCGACGACATCTTCCTCGGCGGAGCGGCATCCCAGCAGCGCTGGCGGAAGCTCCTCGACGGCCTGGACGTGCTCTGGGTCGGCGTCCGCTGCGACAGCGCCGTCGCCGCGGGCCGCGAGATCGCCCGGGGCGACCGGGTCCGGGGAATGGCCGCCGCGCAGGCGGACATCGTCCACGAGGGCGTGCACTACGACCTGGAGGTCGACACGACCCACACCGAGTCCCTGACATGCGCCCGCACCATCGCCGCCCACGTCAGCTGA
- a CDS encoding acyl-CoA thioester hydrolase/BAAT C-terminal domain-containing protein, whose product MDVVDVIEREVTEPWEGVLVAPAHGSDVGVLVLAGSSGRVERERARLLARQGLAALTIRWFGGAGQSPGICEIPLETFTTAVDLLRANGSARVGILGVSKGAEAALLTAVRDPRVDVVVALSPTSRVWCNIGPGRDGAQRPYRSSWTWRGRALTFVPMDDSWSPAESGSGPVAVRGWYECSERTFAGLLPPAEIRVDRARADLLLVAGGDDAMWPSLPFAEQLAERRRSAGAPARLIAHPDAGHRPRLPGESPAPASPRFVHGGTPEADALLGAAAWPHILDMLRNGS is encoded by the coding sequence GTGGATGTCGTCGATGTCATTGAGCGCGAGGTCACCGAGCCCTGGGAAGGGGTGCTGGTCGCTCCCGCCCACGGCAGTGATGTCGGTGTTCTGGTCCTGGCGGGTTCCAGTGGGCGCGTCGAAAGGGAGAGGGCACGTCTCCTCGCCCGGCAGGGCCTGGCCGCTCTGACGATCCGCTGGTTCGGCGGGGCGGGTCAGTCGCCGGGTATCTGCGAGATCCCCCTGGAGACCTTCACCACCGCCGTCGACCTCCTCCGAGCGAACGGGTCGGCACGCGTCGGCATCCTGGGCGTCTCCAAGGGGGCCGAGGCGGCTCTGCTCACGGCGGTGCGCGATCCGCGCGTGGACGTCGTCGTCGCGCTGTCGCCCACATCCCGGGTCTGGTGCAACATCGGGCCGGGCCGGGACGGAGCACAGCGGCCCTACCGGTCGTCCTGGACCTGGCGCGGGCGGGCGCTGACCTTCGTGCCGATGGACGATTCCTGGTCTCCCGCGGAGTCGGGCAGCGGGCCGGTCGCCGTCCGGGGGTGGTACGAATGCAGCGAGCGGACGTTCGCCGGCCTGCTCCCTCCGGCGGAGATCCGCGTGGACAGGGCCCGGGCCGATCTGCTGCTGGTCGCGGGCGGCGACGACGCGATGTGGCCGTCCCTGCCCTTCGCCGAACAGCTGGCGGAACGCCGGCGCTCGGCCGGGGCCCCCGCACGGCTGATCGCCCACCCCGACGCCGGCCACCGCCCGCGTCTGCCCGGCGAGAGCCCCGCGCCGGCCTCCCCACGCTTCGTCCACGGCGGCACCCCCGAAGCCGACGCCCTCCTGGGCGCCGCCGCCTGGCCCCACATCCTGGACATGCTCCGCAACGGGTCCTAG
- a CDS encoding GNAT family N-acetyltransferase codes for MADWNLRPASLTDTEPVAELRAVAMRPDLERLGRYDPHRVRQRFRDSFDPAHAWIIEVSGSFAGCVALRPSPDAHWLEHFFLAPELQGTGIGTAVLRDLLDHCDRDGVVVRLNVLRGSPARRLYERVGFRWETEDAVDVFMVREPGGG; via the coding sequence ATGGCGGACTGGAACCTACGACCGGCGTCGCTGACGGACACCGAACCCGTGGCCGAGCTGCGCGCCGTGGCGATGCGCCCGGACCTCGAACGCCTCGGCCGCTACGACCCCCACCGCGTCCGCCAACGCTTCCGTGACTCCTTCGACCCGGCCCACGCCTGGATCATCGAGGTCAGCGGCTCGTTCGCCGGCTGCGTCGCCCTCCGCCCGTCCCCCGACGCCCACTGGCTGGAGCACTTCTTCCTCGCCCCGGAGCTGCAGGGCACCGGCATCGGCACGGCCGTACTCCGCGACCTCCTCGACCACTGCGACCGCGACGGAGTCGTGGTCCGCCTGAACGTGTTGCGGGGGAGTCCGGCCCGACGGCTCTACGAGAGGGTCGGGTTCAGGTGGGAGACGGAGGACGCGGTGGACGTGTTCATGGTGCGCGAGCCGGGGGGTGGGTGA
- a CDS encoding ADP-ribosylglycohydrolase family protein, producing the protein MGATAGAVWGRVEQQDFRSRVRGTLLGAAVGDALGAPVDQLTLPQIGEAYGPEWLTDLVSAYGRRGAITDLTQLTLFTVDGLIRAQVRRDTGVWHPPTDLHRAYRRWAATQRDWGPDERRKDDGWLAREEWLYVRRDPSLICLLGFADQTMGTLDAPKNPGACGAEAAARSAPFGLLVGWEPQLVFQLAVECAAQTHGHPTAYLAAGSYAVIVHALARGESLDAAVQKTLVLLAARPGHQPVADSLQQAVTTVRQGSPTPAVVEQLAADGTADGMLAVAVYCTLVGEDVNHGLRLAVNHGGPSGVAGALTGGLLGALHGETALPPAWLAELEGRPTILVLADDFALEMTQGPALHGPGGAVPGWLTRYPRG; encoded by the coding sequence GTGGGTGCGACAGCCGGTGCCGTCTGGGGGCGGGTCGAGCAGCAGGACTTCCGCAGCCGGGTGCGCGGGACGCTGCTGGGCGCGGCCGTCGGCGACGCGCTGGGCGCGCCGGTCGACCAGCTGACCCTGCCGCAGATCGGCGAGGCGTACGGCCCGGAGTGGCTGACCGATCTGGTCTCCGCGTACGGCAGACGCGGCGCCATCACCGACCTCACGCAGCTCACCCTGTTCACCGTGGACGGTCTGATCCGCGCCCAGGTCCGCCGCGACACCGGCGTCTGGCACCCCCCGACCGATCTGCACCGGGCGTATCGGCGATGGGCCGCGACCCAGCGGGACTGGGGCCCCGACGAACGCCGCAAGGACGACGGCTGGCTCGCCCGCGAGGAGTGGCTCTACGTACGCCGCGACCCCTCCCTCATCTGCCTCCTGGGCTTCGCCGACCAGACCATGGGCACCCTCGACGCCCCCAAGAACCCCGGCGCGTGCGGTGCCGAGGCCGCTGCCCGCTCGGCCCCCTTCGGCCTCCTGGTCGGCTGGGAACCCCAGCTCGTCTTCCAGCTGGCCGTCGAGTGCGCGGCCCAGACGCACGGTCACCCCACCGCCTACCTCGCCGCCGGCTCCTACGCCGTCATCGTCCACGCCCTCGCCCGCGGTGAGAGCCTCGACGCCGCCGTCCAGAAGACCCTGGTGCTGTTGGCCGCCCGCCCCGGCCACCAGCCCGTCGCCGACTCCCTCCAACAGGCCGTCACCACCGTCCGCCAGGGCTCGCCCACCCCGGCCGTCGTCGAGCAACTGGCCGCCGACGGCACGGCCGACGGCATGCTGGCCGTCGCCGTGTACTGCACCCTGGTCGGCGAGGACGTGAACCACGGCCTGCGCCTGGCCGTCAACCACGGTGGCCCTTCGGGGGTGGCGGGCGCCCTGACGGGAGGCCTCCTCGGCGCCCTCCACGGCGAGACGGCCCTGCCTCCCGCCTGGCTGGCGGAGCTGGAAGGCCGCCCCACCATCCTCGTCCTCGCCGACGACTTCGCGCTGGAGATGACGCAGGGGCCGGCGCTGCACGGCCCCGGCGGGGCGGTGCCGGGATGGCTGACGCGGTATCCGCGAGGCTGA